The proteins below come from a single Halobacillus salinarum genomic window:
- the hemY gene encoding protoporphyrinogen oxidase, translating into MEHKRVVIVGGGITGLTAAYYLQKEAREKQLPLDVELIEAGDRLGGKIKTVKKEGFIIERGPDSFLERKKSAVRLAEEVGLSDQLVPNGTGQSYILVKGKLHKMPSGSFMGIPTKVGPFVFSRLFTPAGKLRAAMDIIKPAKKVEEDQSLGLFFRRRLGNQVVENLIEPLLSGIYAGDIDELSLSSTFPNFYDLEQEYGSLIKGLRKTRPQQKKSAKSKKTSMFRTFRNGLQSLVDGLEAGLSAESVRKNTKVDHIEKKTEGYHLLLSDGTVEKADAVILSVPQTACERMLSQYEFFKPFRKSEATSVANVAMAFDASAINKDIDGTGFVVSRNSDFRITACTWTHKKWPHSTPEGKVLLRCYVGKPNDQEVVNLSDDELKDIVLKDLNKTMNITKAPEFSVVSRWRNAMPQYTIGHKDQLDKIEAKMRTELPGVYLAGGGFRGIGLPDCIDQGEAAVNHVLNYLFE; encoded by the coding sequence AACGTGTCGTTATCGTTGGAGGAGGAATCACCGGCCTTACTGCAGCCTATTATTTACAGAAGGAAGCAAGAGAAAAGCAGCTGCCTTTGGATGTGGAGCTGATTGAAGCTGGTGATCGTCTCGGGGGCAAAATAAAAACCGTGAAAAAAGAAGGGTTCATTATTGAGCGAGGCCCGGATTCTTTTCTTGAACGAAAAAAAAGTGCTGTAAGATTAGCGGAAGAGGTAGGGCTAAGTGATCAGCTCGTACCGAATGGAACGGGACAGTCTTATATTCTGGTCAAAGGTAAGCTCCATAAAATGCCGAGTGGTTCTTTTATGGGAATCCCAACTAAAGTGGGCCCGTTTGTCTTTTCACGTTTATTCACACCTGCAGGGAAACTGCGGGCTGCCATGGATATTATCAAGCCTGCTAAAAAAGTAGAAGAGGATCAATCTCTTGGTCTTTTTTTCCGCAGAAGATTAGGAAATCAAGTCGTTGAAAATTTAATTGAGCCTTTGCTCTCCGGCATTTATGCAGGAGATATAGATGAATTAAGCCTTTCGTCCACTTTTCCTAATTTTTATGATCTGGAACAGGAGTACGGAAGCTTAATCAAAGGTTTAAGAAAGACACGTCCACAGCAAAAAAAATCAGCAAAATCCAAGAAGACCAGTATGTTCCGTACCTTCCGGAATGGGCTTCAGTCATTAGTTGACGGACTGGAAGCGGGGTTAAGTGCGGAAAGTGTTAGAAAAAATACGAAGGTGGACCATATTGAAAAAAAAACAGAAGGCTACCATTTGCTTTTAAGTGATGGCACGGTTGAAAAAGCAGATGCAGTTATTCTTTCTGTTCCTCAAACCGCCTGTGAACGGATGCTTTCTCAATACGAATTTTTCAAACCTTTTCGTAAATCAGAAGCTACATCGGTGGCTAACGTAGCCATGGCCTTCGATGCCTCAGCTATTAACAAAGATATTGATGGGACAGGTTTTGTTGTTTCAAGAAATAGTGATTTCCGGATTACAGCCTGTACATGGACCCATAAAAAATGGCCGCATTCAACACCGGAAGGAAAGGTTTTACTCCGTTGTTATGTAGGCAAACCCAATGATCAAGAAGTGGTTAACCTCTCCGATGATGAATTGAAGGACATCGTTCTTAAAGATTTAAACAAGACTATGAACATTACCAAAGCTCCGGAATTTTCAGTAGTGAGCCGGTGGCGAAATGCTATGCCGCAGTATACGATCGGGCATAAAGATCAATTAGATAAGATTGA